A stretch of the Tannerella serpentiformis genome encodes the following:
- a CDS encoding DUF1304 domain-containing protein, which translates to MIATILTLIVALEHLYMMYMEMFAWETRGKRFFRSLPEDLFAPTRSMAANQGLYNGFLAAGLAWSFFIGDPTWSANVRLFFLGCVAVAGTYGALTVSKKIFFAQALPAIVAMVGVLAKV; encoded by the coding sequence ATGATTGCAACGATTCTTACCCTCATTGTCGCCCTGGAGCACCTCTACATGATGTACATGGAGATGTTCGCTTGGGAGACCCGCGGCAAACGCTTCTTCCGCTCGCTGCCTGAAGACTTGTTTGCGCCCACCCGCTCGATGGCTGCCAATCAGGGGCTGTACAACGGCTTCCTTGCGGCGGGACTGGCGTGGAGCTTTTTCATCGGAGACCCGACGTGGAGCGCGAACGTCCGCCTGTTTTTCCTCGGTTGCGTGGCTGTGGCCGGGACGTACGGCGCGCTGACGGTGTCGAAGAAGATCTTCTTCGCGCAGGCCTTGCCCGCCATCGTGGCGATGGTTGGCGTGCTGGCGAAGGTCTGA
- the coaE gene encoding dephospho-CoA kinase (Dephospho-CoA kinase (CoaE) performs the final step in coenzyme A biosynthesis.) yields MTTIGITGGIGSGKSMVSALLRVYGVPVYDADHESKRLLVTSPTIRRGLISLLGPDIYRPDGTLDRARMAALIFADADLLARVNAIIHPAVGDDFDAWRERLTVPLCAMESAILFESGFDRRTNVRLTVYAPEAIRLQRVMARDGAAEADVRRRMQSQWTDERKAALSDAVITNDGLSALIPQVEAFLNRWL; encoded by the coding sequence ATGACGACGATTGGTATCACTGGCGGCATCGGTAGTGGCAAGTCGATGGTCTCCGCCCTGCTCAGGGTCTATGGCGTGCCTGTCTATGACGCCGATCACGAGAGCAAACGCCTCCTTGTCACCTCGCCCACCATCCGTCGTGGGCTGATCTCTCTCCTTGGCCCCGACATTTATCGCCCGGACGGCACGCTCGACCGTGCCCGTATGGCTGCGCTCATCTTCGCTGACGCCGACCTCTTGGCACGCGTCAATGCCATCATCCACCCCGCCGTGGGCGACGACTTCGATGCTTGGCGCGAACGACTCACTGTCCCACTTTGCGCCATGGAGTCCGCCATCCTCTTCGAATCAGGTTTCGACCGGAGAACCAATGTTCGGCTGACGGTCTATGCGCCCGAGGCCATCCGTCTGCAGCGTGTCATGGCCCGCGACGGTGCTGCGGAAGCCGATGTGCGTCGGCGCATGCAAAGCCAGTGGACAGATGAGCGTAAGGCAGCCCTCAGTGATGCGGTGATCACTAACGACGGTCTATCGGCGCTCATCCCACAGGTGGAGGCCTTCCTGAATCGATGGTTATAG
- a CDS encoding Gfo/Idh/MocA family protein, with product MKPIRFAVVGCGHIGKRHAEMICREDGAELVALCDTRPKSELAIEAYANVPFFSNLDDLLGSDLSFDVVNICTPNGLHARMAIQAIETGHHVVIEKPMALTTADAEKVVYAGLKYRKQIFCVMQNRYSPPSVWIKDLIESGRLGRVYMVQLNCYWNRDARYYRPGGWHGTADLDGGTLFTQFSHFIDILYWLFGDITDIQARFADFNHEHLTDFEDSGVVSFRFTNGGLGSLNYSTSVWDKNQESSLTIIAENGSVKIGGQYMDKVEYCHIKDYTMPDLPPTNPGNDYGAYKGSAQNHHYVIRNVVNVLSENSSDTITTNVLEGMKVVDIIGRMYA from the coding sequence ATGAAGCCAATTCGTTTTGCCGTCGTCGGTTGCGGCCACATCGGAAAGCGTCACGCAGAGATGATCTGCCGTGAAGACGGTGCAGAATTGGTGGCTTTATGCGACACTCGTCCGAAGTCGGAATTAGCCATTGAGGCCTATGCCAATGTGCCCTTCTTCAGCAATCTGGACGATCTGCTTGGCAGTGATCTCTCCTTCGATGTGGTAAACATTTGTACGCCGAATGGGCTGCATGCCCGCATGGCGATTCAGGCAATCGAGACCGGCCATCACGTCGTAATAGAGAAGCCGATGGCGCTCACAACAGCTGACGCAGAAAAGGTGGTCTATGCTGGTCTGAAGTATCGGAAGCAGATCTTCTGCGTGATGCAAAATCGCTACTCGCCACCGTCTGTGTGGATCAAGGATTTGATTGAGTCAGGTCGGCTGGGGCGTGTGTATATGGTGCAGCTCAATTGCTATTGGAATCGTGACGCGCGCTATTACCGTCCCGGTGGTTGGCATGGCACAGCTGATTTAGACGGTGGAACGCTCTTCACCCAGTTCTCCCACTTCATCGACATCCTTTATTGGCTTTTTGGCGACATCACCGATATACAAGCGCGTTTTGCTGACTTCAATCACGAGCACCTTACGGACTTTGAGGATTCTGGAGTCGTCAGTTTTCGGTTTACAAATGGAGGTCTCGGTTCGCTCAACTATTCGACGTCGGTATGGGATAAGAACCAAGAAAGCAGCCTGACTATCATTGCTGAAAACGGCAGCGTCAAGATCGGCGGACAGTACATGGATAAGGTTGAATATTGTCACATTAAAGACTACACGATGCCAGATCTTCCTCCTACTAATCCCGGCAATGATTATGGGGCATACAAGGGTTCTGCACAGAATCATCACTACGTAATCCGCAACGTTGTCAATGTCCTCTCTGAAAATAGTTCGGACACAATCACAACGAACGTCCTTGAAGGTATGAAAGTCGTGGACATTATTGGGCGGATGTATGCGTAA
- the pepT gene encoding peptidase T gives MTITDRFLRYAASDTQSDEHARSMPSTPGQMRFAESLKEELKALGLHDVSLDENGYVMATLPANTSRTDVPVIGFIAHMDTSPDMSGRDVKPRIVAYAGGDIVLNESLGVVLSPDVFPELNHYVGQELIVTDGTTLLGADDKAGVAAIVSAMEYLLAHPEVEHGTVRIAFTPDEEIGRGADRFDVARFGCFGAYTVDGGEIGELEYENFNAAQAIVTLRGRNIHPGSAKGRMINASLVAMQLNEMLPPAERPETTEGREGFFHLTEMTGSVEEAQLTYIIRDHDRALFEKKKETLREAVRRINETYPECCTLDMRDQYYNMREVIDRRPELIQWARQAMKAAGVTPIERPIRGGTDGARLSFMGLPCPNLFAGGMNFHGRYEYLPVPSLQKSMETIIHLCHIITK, from the coding sequence ATGACGATCACCGACCGATTTCTCCGTTACGCCGCGTCCGACACGCAGTCGGACGAACACGCACGGTCCATGCCCTCTACCCCCGGACAGATGCGCTTCGCAGAATCCCTTAAAGAAGAGTTGAAAGCCCTCGGGCTGCACGACGTCTCGCTCGACGAGAACGGCTACGTCATGGCTACACTGCCGGCCAACACAAGCCGCACGGATGTGCCCGTCATCGGCTTTATCGCGCATATGGACACCAGTCCGGATATGTCTGGACGGGACGTGAAGCCGCGTATCGTCGCCTACGCTGGGGGCGATATTGTGCTCAATGAGTCGTTGGGCGTTGTGCTCTCGCCGGACGTGTTCCCTGAGCTGAACCATTACGTGGGGCAGGAGCTGATCGTCACCGATGGGACGACACTGCTCGGCGCCGACGATAAGGCGGGCGTGGCGGCGATTGTCTCGGCGATGGAGTATCTTCTGGCACACCCCGAGGTGGAGCATGGCACGGTGCGCATCGCCTTCACGCCGGACGAGGAGATCGGGCGTGGTGCCGACCGTTTCGATGTGGCGCGCTTCGGTTGCTTCGGAGCGTACACCGTGGACGGGGGCGAGATCGGCGAGCTGGAGTATGAGAATTTCAATGCCGCACAAGCCATCGTCACCCTGCGGGGGCGCAATATCCACCCCGGCAGTGCGAAAGGGCGCATGATCAACGCGTCGCTCGTGGCTATGCAGCTCAATGAGATGCTGCCGCCCGCTGAACGACCGGAAACGACCGAGGGGCGTGAGGGGTTCTTCCATCTGACGGAGATGACGGGATCGGTAGAAGAGGCGCAACTGACGTACATCATTCGCGACCATGACCGCGCCTTGTTTGAGAAGAAAAAAGAGACGCTGCGCGAGGCCGTGCGACGCATCAATGAGACGTATCCCGAATGCTGCACGCTGGACATGCGTGACCAATACTACAACATGCGCGAGGTCATCGACCGACGCCCCGAACTGATCCAGTGGGCAAGACAGGCAATGAAGGCGGCCGGCGTGACGCCTATCGAACGACCTATCCGCGGGGGTACGGACGGCGCCCGACTGTCGTTCATGGGGCTGCCCTGCCCGAACCTCTTCGCCGGCGGCATGAACTTCCACGGCCGCTACGAATACCTGCCCGTCCCGTCGCTCCAGAAGAGCATGGAGACGATCATCCATTTATGTCACATCATCACCAAATAA
- a CDS encoding AMP-binding protein produces MVERFLTQTMFASQEDFKHNFHIRVPENFNYGYDIVDAWAEEEPTRRALCWTNDQGEHIDFTFAQIKERTDRTASYFQSLGIGRGDKVMLILKRRYEFWFSIIALHKLGAVAIPATHLLTKKDIVYRANAADIKAVVCAGELEILRHITDALPDAPTLQTLVSVGPEMAPGFDDFQQGIEHAAPFVRPACVNTNDDTSLMYFTSGTSGEPKMVIHDFLYPLGHITTASFWHNLHPDSLHLTIADTGWGKAVWGKLYGQWIAGATVFVYDHEKFAPADILRMIHDYRITSLCAPPTIFRFLIREDLTRYDLSSLQYCTIAGEALNPAVYDTFLRLTGIRLMEGYGQTETTLTICTFPWTTPKPGSMGLANPQYDIDLLLPDGTPAEDGEQGQIVVRTDKRRPIGLFQEYYRDPERTREAWHDGVYYTGDIAWRDEDGYYWYVGRADDVIKSSGYRIGPFEVESALMTHPAVVECAITGVPDEIRGQVVKATIVLAREYRDRAGDDLVHEIQDHVKRVTAPYKYPRIVEFVDALPKTISGKIRRVEIREKDGGRG; encoded by the coding sequence ATGGTAGAACGTTTTTTGACGCAGACCATGTTCGCGTCGCAAGAAGATTTCAAACACAATTTCCATATCCGCGTACCCGAGAACTTTAACTACGGATACGACATCGTCGATGCTTGGGCCGAAGAGGAGCCTACGCGGCGCGCCCTCTGCTGGACAAACGATCAGGGCGAGCACATCGACTTCACCTTTGCACAAATCAAGGAGCGAACGGATCGCACCGCCTCCTATTTCCAATCGCTCGGCATTGGTCGCGGCGACAAAGTGATGCTCATCCTCAAGCGACGCTACGAGTTCTGGTTCTCCATCATTGCGCTGCATAAGCTCGGCGCGGTGGCTATCCCGGCCACTCACCTGCTGACGAAGAAAGACATCGTCTATCGCGCCAATGCGGCCGACATTAAGGCCGTCGTCTGCGCCGGTGAGCTGGAGATCCTCCGCCACATCACGGATGCGCTGCCCGACGCCCCCACGCTCCAGACGCTGGTCAGCGTAGGGCCAGAGATGGCGCCCGGGTTCGACGACTTCCAGCAGGGCATTGAGCACGCCGCGCCCTTTGTCCGCCCCGCATGCGTGAACACGAACGACGACACATCGCTCATGTACTTCACCTCCGGCACGTCGGGTGAACCGAAGATGGTGATCCACGATTTCCTCTACCCTCTCGGCCACATCACCACGGCCTCCTTCTGGCACAACCTGCACCCGGACAGCCTGCACCTCACGATCGCCGACACGGGCTGGGGGAAAGCCGTCTGGGGCAAGCTCTACGGGCAGTGGATCGCCGGCGCTACCGTCTTCGTCTACGACCACGAGAAGTTCGCGCCCGCAGACATCCTGCGCATGATCCACGATTATCGCATCACCTCACTCTGCGCCCCGCCCACCATCTTCCGATTCCTGATCCGCGAAGACCTCACGCGCTACGACCTCTCCTCGCTCCAGTATTGCACCATCGCTGGCGAGGCGCTGAACCCGGCGGTCTACGACACCTTCCTCCGCCTCACCGGCATCCGCCTCATGGAGGGCTACGGGCAGACGGAGACGACGCTCACCATCTGCACCTTCCCCTGGACGACGCCCAAGCCGGGATCGATGGGCCTGGCCAACCCGCAGTACGACATCGATCTGCTGCTCCCCGACGGCACGCCGGCCGAGGACGGTGAGCAGGGGCAGATCGTCGTCCGTACCGACAAGCGTCGCCCGATCGGACTCTTTCAGGAGTATTACCGCGACCCGGAGCGCACGCGTGAGGCGTGGCACGACGGCGTCTATTACACGGGCGACATTGCTTGGCGCGACGAGGACGGCTACTACTGGTACGTGGGCCGCGCCGACGACGTGATCAAGAGCTCCGGTTATCGCATCGGCCCCTTCGAGGTGGAGAGCGCGCTGATGACGCACCCCGCGGTCGTGGAATGCGCCATCACGGGCGTCCCGGACGAGATCCGCGGGCAGGTGGTGAAGGCCACCATCGTCCTCGCCCGCGAGTATCGCGACCGCGCCGGCGACGACCTCGTCCACGAGATTCAGGATCACGTCAAGCGCGTCACGGCGCCCTACAAATACCCCCGCATCGTGGAGTTCGTCGACGCCTTGCCCAAGACCATCAGCGGCAAAATCCGCCGCGTCGAGATCCGCGAAAAGGATGGCGGGAGGGGCTAA
- the gcvT gene encoding glycine cleavage system aminomethyltransferase GcvT: MKTTPFTDVHIALGAKMHEFAGYNMPIEYEGIIEEHLTVCNGVGVFDVSHMGEIWIKGPKALELVQKITSNDASAIGVGKAQYSCFPNETGGIVDDIIVYHYEDDKYLLVVNAANLDKDWAWCQKHNEGIGAELENASDNMAQLAVQGPKAKEVLQRLTKVNLDAIPYYCFETGEFAGCPDVIISNTGYTGAGGFELYFYPQYGLKIWEALFEAGKPEGIKPIGLGARDTLRLEMGFCLYGNDIDETTSPIEAGLGWITKFVDGKNFINRAALEKQKKEGVERKLCAFELQDKGIPRHGYDIVCSKGEVIGHVTSGTMSPTRKIGVGLGYIRTDHSKIGTEIGIRVRNRDLKATIVKPPFRK; the protein is encoded by the coding sequence ATGAAAACAACACCGTTTACCGACGTGCACATCGCCCTGGGCGCCAAGATGCACGAGTTTGCCGGCTACAATATGCCGATCGAGTATGAAGGAATTATTGAGGAGCACCTGACCGTATGCAACGGCGTGGGTGTTTTCGACGTGTCGCACATGGGCGAGATCTGGATCAAGGGTCCGAAGGCGCTCGAACTGGTGCAGAAAATCACCTCCAACGACGCCTCCGCCATCGGCGTGGGTAAGGCCCAATACAGCTGCTTCCCGAACGAGACAGGCGGCATCGTGGACGACATCATCGTCTATCACTACGAGGACGACAAGTACCTCTTAGTGGTCAACGCCGCCAATTTGGACAAGGACTGGGCCTGGTGCCAGAAGCACAACGAGGGCATCGGCGCCGAACTGGAGAACGCATCGGACAACATGGCCCAGCTGGCTGTGCAGGGCCCGAAGGCGAAGGAGGTGCTGCAACGCCTGACGAAGGTCAACCTCGACGCCATCCCCTACTACTGCTTCGAGACGGGCGAGTTCGCAGGCTGCCCCGACGTCATCATTTCCAACACGGGCTACACCGGAGCCGGCGGCTTCGAGCTGTATTTCTACCCGCAGTATGGACTCAAGATCTGGGAGGCGCTCTTCGAGGCTGGCAAGCCCGAGGGCATCAAGCCGATCGGCCTCGGCGCACGCGACACGCTGCGTCTGGAGATGGGATTCTGCCTCTACGGCAACGACATCGACGAGACGACGTCGCCCATCGAAGCCGGCCTGGGCTGGATCACAAAGTTTGTCGACGGCAAGAACTTCATCAACCGCGCCGCCCTGGAGAAGCAGAAGAAAGAGGGTGTGGAGCGCAAACTCTGCGCCTTCGAGTTGCAGGATAAGGGAATCCCCCGCCACGGCTACGACATTGTTTGCTCGAAGGGCGAGGTGATCGGCCACGTGACCTCCGGCACCATGTCGCCCACGCGCAAGATCGGCGTCGGCTTGGGCTACATCCGCACGGATCACTCCAAGATCGGCACCGAGATCGGCATCCGCGTCCGCAACCGCGACCTGAAGGCGACGATCGTCAAGCCGCCGTTCCGCAAATGA
- a CDS encoding M1 family metallopeptidase, with product MIRYAFLLIMAVNCLTGYGQTIDAVHDAGVSRELAQLRKQKVKDLRYDLHFSIPRDKHTPVTGEGRIRFRLDAPTEIVIDFREAADKIAEVRVNGKTAAYTFRNEHIFLPAKLTQAGENAISVRFTAGDQSLNRSDDYLYSLSVPDRARTIFPCFDQPNLKAVFALTLELPAEWVGVSNTRVTKEEKHADRKTLHFAPTRPLSTYLFAFAAGRFEQRTYRNEGRTLTAYYRETDPQKVAQLDTIFRQSAAALDWLEAYTGMPCPFDKQDFIILPGFQFGGMEHVGATLYNDTQLFLGPNPTPDEELRRIQLIAHETAHAWFGNLVTMDWFDDVWTKEVFANHFSAWITEPLFPSVNHKLQRMRTFFASALSEDRTPGTNAIHQELDNLRNAGLIYGQIIYNKAPVVMGKIIELMGEDAFREGIREYLCTYAYSNATWDDLIHILDRHTPEDLIAFNDAWVNRKGMPIIRFTPRGNTLEIRQKDRYAPGIVRPQRFAVTLAAKGQTDTTLEVNLRDSLVRLTLPFAPERVLPNTDGRAYGLLIPDTASRDWLLAHWHETTDETTRLARLMLLHENYQACLIPDALWLDALMNGLRAETNPLLFSTITSYISTPLRALPSALREGPEEGLLRLSASHPQRSSRQRLLRMLIHSAAAPATLAHLYAIWHDRSEPLLNETDYTDLAYSLAVRLPDRSDSIVRTQRTRLTDPDRIRRFDFISRAMTPDTAALDTLFRSLLIPENRRIEPWTSALFGWLNHPTRERHAVRYIRPALDALRDVQRTGDIFFPRDWVGALLRNHRSPEAYRTLLDFIDANPGYPPLLLNKVWQAAYPLYRANGEVENEN from the coding sequence ATGATACGATACGCATTCCTACTGATTATGGCCGTGAACTGCCTCACCGGGTACGGCCAAACGATTGACGCCGTGCACGACGCTGGCGTCTCACGCGAACTAGCCCAACTGCGCAAGCAGAAGGTCAAAGACTTACGTTACGACCTACACTTCTCGATTCCTCGAGACAAACACACACCCGTCACGGGTGAGGGGCGGATCCGCTTCCGACTCGATGCACCCACCGAGATCGTCATCGACTTCCGCGAAGCGGCGGACAAGATCGCCGAGGTGAGAGTGAACGGAAAGACGGCCGCATACACCTTCCGCAACGAGCACATCTTCCTGCCTGCCAAGCTGACTCAGGCGGGCGAAAACGCGATCAGCGTACGATTCACCGCGGGCGACCAGTCGCTCAACCGCAGCGACGACTACCTCTACTCCCTCTCCGTGCCCGACCGTGCGCGGACGATCTTCCCGTGCTTCGACCAACCTAACCTGAAGGCCGTCTTTGCGCTTACGCTCGAACTGCCCGCCGAATGGGTCGGTGTGTCGAACACGCGTGTCACGAAAGAGGAAAAACACGCCGACAGAAAGACGCTCCACTTCGCACCGACACGGCCCCTGAGCACGTACCTCTTCGCCTTCGCTGCAGGACGTTTCGAGCAACGAACTTACCGCAACGAGGGGCGCACACTGACGGCCTATTACCGCGAAACAGACCCGCAGAAGGTCGCCCAGCTGGACACCATCTTCCGACAGAGCGCCGCCGCACTCGACTGGCTCGAGGCCTACACCGGCATGCCCTGCCCCTTCGACAAGCAAGACTTCATCATCCTGCCCGGATTCCAATTCGGCGGCATGGAGCACGTCGGCGCTACCTTATATAATGACACGCAACTCTTCCTCGGCCCCAACCCCACGCCCGACGAGGAGCTGCGACGCATCCAACTGATCGCGCACGAGACGGCCCACGCGTGGTTCGGCAACCTCGTCACGATGGATTGGTTCGACGACGTGTGGACGAAGGAGGTCTTCGCCAACCACTTCTCTGCCTGGATCACCGAGCCACTCTTCCCCAGTGTCAACCATAAGCTGCAACGCATGCGCACCTTCTTCGCCTCCGCCCTTTCTGAGGACCGCACCCCGGGCACGAACGCCATCCACCAAGAGCTGGACAACCTCCGCAACGCCGGACTCATCTACGGGCAAATCATCTACAACAAAGCCCCCGTGGTGATGGGCAAAATCATCGAGCTCATGGGCGAAGACGCCTTCCGCGAGGGCATCCGCGAATACCTCTGCACGTATGCCTACAGCAACGCCACGTGGGACGACCTCATCCACATCCTTGACCGCCACACGCCCGAGGATCTCATCGCCTTCAACGACGCCTGGGTGAACCGTAAAGGCATGCCCATCATCCGCTTCACGCCGCGCGGAAACACGCTCGAGATCCGTCAAAAAGATCGCTACGCACCCGGCATCGTCCGCCCGCAACGCTTCGCCGTCACCCTTGCCGCCAAGGGGCAAACGGACACCACCCTCGAGGTCAACCTGCGCGACAGCCTCGTACGCCTCACCCTGCCCTTCGCCCCCGAGCGCGTCCTGCCCAACACCGACGGCCGCGCCTACGGCCTGCTCATCCCCGACACCGCCAGCCGCGACTGGCTCCTCGCCCATTGGCACGAAACGACCGACGAGACCACGCGCCTGGCCCGCCTCATGCTTCTGCACGAGAATTATCAGGCCTGCCTCATCCCCGACGCCCTTTGGCTCGACGCCCTCATGAACGGCCTCCGCGCGGAGACGAACCCCCTCCTCTTCTCCACCATCACGTCGTACATCTCCACGCCACTCCGCGCCCTCCCGAGCGCCCTCCGCGAAGGCCCTGAGGAGGGTTTGCTGCGCCTCAGCGCCAGCCATCCACAGCGATCCTCCCGGCAGCGCCTCCTCCGCATGCTGATCCACAGCGCCGCCGCGCCCGCCACCCTGGCCCACCTCTACGCCATCTGGCACGACCGCTCCGAGCCGCTCCTCAACGAGACGGATTACACCGACCTCGCCTACTCGCTCGCCGTGCGCCTGCCCGACCGCAGCGACTCGATCGTCCGCACCCAGCGCACCCGCCTGACGGACCCCGATCGCATCCGCCGCTTCGACTTCATCTCCCGCGCCATGACGCCCGACACGGCCGCCCTCGACACCCTCTTCCGCTCCCTGCTCATCCCCGAGAACCGCCGCATCGAGCCTTGGACCTCCGCGCTGTTCGGCTGGCTCAACCACCCCACCCGCGAGCGCCACGCCGTCCGTTACATCCGTCCCGCCCTCGACGCCCTTCGCGACGTCCAGCGCACCGGCGACATCTTCTTCCCCCGCGACTGGGTCGGCGCCCTCCTCCGCAACCACCGCAGCCCCGAGGCCTACCGCACCCTGCTCGACTTCATCGACGCCAATCCCGGCTATCCGCCCCTGCTCCTCAACAAAGTCTGGCAGGCCGCCTACCCCCTCTATCGAGCCAACGGGGAAGTTGAAAACGAAAATTGA
- a CDS encoding helix-turn-helix domain-containing protein, translating into MSEAIQQIAERLRGLRDVLGISVEEMAEVCRLTPEEYLRLESGTADISIDMLHTIARKYGVEPITLMFGDEPKMSTYFVTRSGRGASVERTKAYKYQSLAAGFLSRRADPFMVTVHPKPEGTPIFLNRHTGQEYNYVVSGRMLLQINGKDLILEAGDSIYFNSDLPHGMKALDGEEVRFLAIIIP; encoded by the coding sequence ATGAGCGAAGCAATCCAACAAATAGCCGAACGGCTGCGCGGCCTGCGCGACGTGCTGGGGATCTCTGTCGAGGAGATGGCCGAGGTTTGCCGTCTTACGCCCGAGGAATACTTGCGTTTGGAGAGTGGGACGGCAGATATCTCGATCGACATGCTCCATACCATTGCGCGGAAGTATGGCGTGGAGCCGATCACGCTCATGTTTGGCGACGAGCCGAAGATGAGCACCTACTTCGTCACCCGTAGCGGCCGCGGTGCCTCCGTGGAGCGTACGAAGGCCTACAAATACCAGTCGCTCGCGGCTGGCTTCCTCAGCCGTCGGGCCGATCCGTTCATGGTCACCGTGCACCCTAAGCCAGAGGGTACGCCGATCTTCCTCAACCGGCATACCGGGCAGGAGTACAACTACGTGGTCAGCGGTCGGATGCTGCTTCAGATCAATGGCAAGGACCTGATCCTCGAAGCGGGAGACAGCATCTACTTCAACTCCGATCTGCCTCACGGTATGAAGGCACTCGACGGCGAAGAGGTGCGTTTCCTGGCCATCATCATTCCATGA
- a CDS encoding DUF268 domain-containing protein: MNFSLLKKKIRWTIERYTYLYTGVIPFWGHFSLMNYWRLRKDKNALLRQAKQSQYRFPITSLRPCYSDRTDDAGSLPLHYFFQDLFVAQRVFKNAPLHHVDIGSRIDGFVAHLASFRSVEVFDIRPLEVNIPNVTFKQLDIMDRTCIKENSIPSVSCLHALEHFGLGRYGDPINFDGFNIGFKNITALLESSGKFYFSVPIGPQRIEFHAHRVFSLSFLMEMISPFYTIDMFSYVDDQNNFYPDVQLTNELINNNCHCRYGCGIFELIKK; this comes from the coding sequence GTGAATTTCTCATTACTCAAAAAAAAGATTCGTTGGACGATTGAACGATATACGTATCTGTATACAGGTGTTATACCTTTTTGGGGCCATTTTTCATTGATGAATTATTGGCGCCTTCGAAAAGACAAGAATGCATTGTTGCGCCAGGCAAAACAGTCACAATATCGCTTCCCAATCACGAGTCTACGTCCGTGCTATTCTGATAGAACTGATGATGCAGGTTCTCTTCCCTTGCATTACTTCTTTCAGGACTTATTTGTAGCCCAACGAGTATTCAAGAATGCACCATTGCATCATGTAGATATAGGGAGTCGTATAGACGGATTTGTGGCTCATTTGGCATCTTTTAGGTCTGTTGAGGTTTTTGATATACGTCCGTTGGAGGTGAACATACCTAATGTGACTTTTAAACAGTTGGACATTATGGATCGTACATGTATCAAGGAAAACAGCATTCCTTCTGTTTCATGTTTACATGCGTTGGAACATTTTGGTTTGGGTAGATATGGCGATCCGATCAATTTTGATGGATTTAATATTGGGTTCAAAAACATTACAGCTCTATTGGAATCAAGTGGAAAGTTCTATTTTTCAGTACCAATAGGGCCACAAAGGATAGAGTTTCATGCACACCGGGTGTTTTCTCTTTCATTCCTTATGGAGATGATAAGTCCGTTTTATACGATAGATATGTTCTCTTACGTGGATGACCAAAACAATTTTTATCCAGACGTACAATTAACTAATGAGCTAATTAACAACAACTGTCATTGTCGATACGGATGTGGTATATTTGAATTGATAAAAAAGTGA